The Candidatus Palauibacter australiensis sequence TTCTTGAGCGGGGGCGGGATCTCGATGCCCCGCCAGTCGCGGCTGCCGTGCTCGCGGCGGGCGCAGACGACGGTCCAGTCGCTGCGGGCCACGACTTCCCTCCCCTCGGAGCGGTCGACCGTGAACTCGGCGGCGTAGCGGATCGCCTTGCGGCGCACCTCGCGCACCCGAAGTCTCACGTCGACCTCGTCGCCGTAACGGACGGCGCCCAGGTAGTCGCACGAGACGGAGACGCGCGGCATCCCGAACACGGAGTCCTCGTTCCAGCGGAAGCCGACGAGGTCGAACGACCGGTAGAGCGCGTGCTCGGCCTCCTCCATGAACTTCAGGAGCGCCGTGAAATGGATGAGGTTCGCGGTGTCCGTATCCGCGAACTCCACGCGCCGCGTGTAGACGAACTCGGAAGCCATGCGGCAATCTATCACCCCTTCGAACCCTGGCAGCCCGCGACCTGGTCACGACACCAGGGTCGGCGGGCCGGGAGGTGCGGTGTCGGTTGAACCGAGGCACATCACGATCGAGCGGCGGGTGCGGTTCGCCGTGCTCAAGCCGCAGGTGCGGCCGGCGACGGAGATCTGGTTCGCCCTGCACGGATACCACCAGCTCGCCCACCGCTTCCTGCGCTACTTCCAGCCGATTCACGAGGGCTCGCGTTGCATCGTCGCCCCCGAGGGCCTGCACCGTCACTACGTCGACCACGAGTCGCGCAAGGTCGGCGCCTCATGGATGACGAGCGAGGACCGTCTCACGGACATAGAGGACTACGTCGGCTACCTCGACCGCCTCCACGCGCACGTCATCGCCGAGGAGTCCCGGCAGACGTCAGGCGGCTCGGCGCCTCCGAGGATCGTCGGACTCGGCTTCTCGCAGGGGGTTCACACCCTGTGCCGCTGGGTCGCGTTCGGCCGCGCCCGCATCGACCGGGCCATCCTGTGGGGCGCCACCGTCCCGCCCGACCTCGACCTGAGCGAACACGGCGACACGCTCTCCGCCGCCGACCTCCACCTCGTCGTAGGCGACGAGGACGAGTACTACGACCGCCCCGCCATCGACGCCCATGAAGCGCGCCTGGAGGCGGCCGGCATTGCATTCACCTCCCACACCTACCCCGGCGGCCACCGCCTCGACGCCGGGCCCCTGCAGCGTCTCGCCGATCCCGGAGAGATCGGATAGGACGTTCCCGCGGGAACGTCCCGGGTTAGCGCTGCGGCGCCACCGCCCCGACCAACTAACTAAAGCCGGGGCTACCGGACGATGTCGTACTGAACCACATACGGGATGTCGAAGGCATCCCTTTCCACGACCCAAC is a genomic window containing:
- a CDS encoding thioesterase family protein — protein: MASEFVYTRRVEFADTDTANLIHFTALLKFMEEAEHALYRSFDLVGFRWNEDSVFGMPRVSVSCDYLGAVRYGDEVDVRLRVREVRRKAIRYAAEFTVDRSEGREVVARSDWTVVCARREHGSRDWRGIEIPPPLKKRLQTMSAVPESNISGR
- a CDS encoding esterase, whose protein sequence is MSVEPRHITIERRVRFAVLKPQVRPATEIWFALHGYHQLAHRFLRYFQPIHEGSRCIVAPEGLHRHYVDHESRKVGASWMTSEDRLTDIEDYVGYLDRLHAHVIAEESRQTSGGSAPPRIVGLGFSQGVHTLCRWVAFGRARIDRAILWGATVPPDLDLSEHGDTLSAADLHLVVGDEDEYYDRPAIDAHEARLEAAGIAFTSHTYPGGHRLDAGPLQRLADPGEIG